CGGTCCCTCCTGCGCGACGTCTGCGGCCCCGGCTTGGTGGTGGTGGCGTACGCCGCGGTGAAGCTGACGTACTACACGGCCGTCGGCTGGCCGACGTATGGCTACGCCATCGCCATCCACCCGCTGCCGCTGCTGATGAACATCGGCCGGTATGCGTGCGCGAGCCTGAACCTGCTCACCCTGGCCGCGCTCTCGCCGGGCGCCGCGACCCTTCTCGGGGTCGGTCTCTGCGCGACGGCCGTGCTCGCGACCCGGCGGGCGCTGAGCGGACACCCGCGCTGGCGACTGCTCGCCTTCGGCATCGACTTCTTCCTGATCGCCTGCCTGCCGATCGCGCCGCTGGCGCACCACTACTACGACTATCTGGTCGGCATCGCCGCGTTCGGCGCCGCGACCGCGGCCATCGGCGTGCTGCCGCTGATCGCCCCGCTCCCCGCACGCGCCGTGCCGGCGCTGGCGGTGGCGACCGTTCTGCTGGTGCTGGTCGTGGACGCCGCGACGGGCGACCGAGCAGCAAGGGACAACAGCGTGCTGAAGCTGGCGGTCCGCTCGGCCGACGGCAACGCGACGCTGATCGCGAACCTGGCGCGCGTGCGATCGGCTCTCGGACCGGAGGGGGTGGTCTTCGTGTCGCGCAACGACCAGACGATCTACGTCGTCGAGCTGGGCGACGCGGGTCGCGTCTTCTTCGATCCCCCGCTCACGGTGCTGCTCTCACCGCCGGCGGCGTCGCGCATCGATGCGCAGCACTTCCTCTTGTCGCGTCCCGACGTGCCGCTCGCCGACGACGAGGCGTCGGTGTGGCAACAGCCGCGCTTCGACTGGATCCGCCGCTGGGTGCCGCTCGCCAACGAATGGTACCGGGGGCGGGGCGACCAGGATGCGACGTCCGACGGCCGCCCTATTCCTCCTCGATCACCGCCTTGAGGCGGCCGGCGCGTACGGCGGCGACCAGGGCGGCGTGATCCCGTTCCGTTTGATCGGCGTAGGCGAGGGCCAGGTCGCCGATCGCCTCGTCGAACGCGTCGGACTTGCCGAGATAGCCGCTGATCAGCGCCGCGTCGCCGGATTTGGCGTGGGCGCGCGCCAGCGTGCGGCCGCACAGCTCGGCGTACAGGTGCATCTGGGTCGCGGTCGCCCCCTCGACCGGCGCCGAGAGCTTCATGTCGCGCAACTGGCGGGCGTAGAAGGAGCGACCGCCGCGGCCGTGCGTCCAGCCGAGGAAGATGTCGCTGGCCGACTGCATGAGGCGCTGGCCGGTGACGACGCGCTGGCCGTGGTTCTCGTACGCGCTCTTTCCGGCGTACCGCTCGAGCACCGAGGCGCCCGCCTCCTTGAACTGCAGCAGCAAGGGGTGGTTCTCGGCGGAGAAGAACAGGCCCACGAAGCAGCGCGTGCCGACGCTGCCGATCCCCACCGCCTTGATCGCCAGATCCTCGAGGCGGTAGCGGTCGAACAACACCCGGCGCTCCTCCGGCAGGCTGGCCCGATAGGCGGTCATCGCCTCGTGCACGATCTCGTGCAGGCGCCCTTCCTCGAAGACGTGAAACAGCACCGGCGGCTGGTCGATCAGCCGCCGCCGACCGCCGACCTCGCCACTGATCTTGGGGTAGAGATAGTCGCCGAGCCGCTCCTGCGCCTGCGCCACGAGTTGGGCGCGCGCCTTGCGGATCCTCGCGTTCGGCGCCATGGCGATGATCTGCTCGGCATCGAGATGGTCGTACCAGACGTCCAGCGGGCTCATCTCGGAACATTCGCGCAGGCGGACGCGATAGGCGCGCACGCACTCGGCGGCGGCCGACCTGGCCTGCGCGTCGCTCAGGCGGTTGGCGCGCGCCGCCACCGCGAAGCTGATCGCCAGGCGCTTCACGTCCCATTCCCAGGGCGCCGGCAGCGTCTCGTCGAAGTCGTTGATGTCGAAGATCAGGTTGCGCTCCGGCGTCGCGAACAGCCCGAAATTGAGCAGATGGCAGTCGCCACAGGCCTGGACGCGGACGCCGGTGCTCGGCATGGCGGCGAGGTCGTGCGCCATCAGTCCGGCGGAACCGCGCAGGAACGTGAACGGCGTGCGCAGCATGCGCCCGTAGCGGATGGGCACCAACTCGGCGAGGCGGTCGCGGTTCGATGCCTCGAGGATCGCGATCGGATCGCGGCGCTTCGGCGGCCGCTTCCATTCGCCGTGACTGCGCCGCCGGACGCGATCGCGCAGCGCGGCGCCGTCCGTCAACCGTTGCTCGCGCGACCGCATCAGCGCTTGGAACCGGCCCGCCTCGGCGGGGAGATCGTCGTGTTTCCGCCCTGTCTTCCTGTTCACCATCGTGCCACCCGCACCCCGGCGTGCCATCCCAACCGAGATCGCCTCCTTTCCGGCACCGATAGCAGTGCCGGACGCGGTTGCTCAGGGGCGCCCGTGGCGCGGGACGGGGCAGCCAGCGGCAGCGGTTGGCTTTCGCGCTCGGCGCCGCCGCCGGGTCAGTCGCGGGCCGGCGCGGTCGGACAACTCAAGGTGACTGCGCCGCCCGGCTGCAACTCGTAGATGTAGGGATCGCCGCTGACCGGATCGACCGGCGGCACCGTCAGCTCGGCTGGAGAGAGCGCCGCCAGGCTGCTGGGCGGAGCGCCGGTGCGCGCGACGTGCGCGGCCACGGCCTGCATGATGATCGCGGCCCGGGCGGCGCAGGCATTGTCGGCAATGCTCGGCGGCACCAACACGGGCACCGGCGCGACGTCGCGCTCGCCACCCCCAAAGCTCAACAACGCAGCGGCCGCGACCGCCACCGCGGCCAGCAGGACGAGCGCCCACGGCCCCACGCGGCGGCGGCGCGGCGGGGTCTCGTCGATGGCGATGGCGACGGGCGGCAGCCGCTCGATCTCGGCGGCCAGCGCCCGAAAGGGATCGGAGGTCGCGAGCGGCATGGCGCCGCCGGCCGGCATCACTTCCGCGTCCGCTCGCCACGGCGCCGCGCGCCGACGCGCGGCGGGATCGAGAAAGCCTCCATCGGCGGAGCCCTGGGGCCGTTCCGACACCGGCGGCATCGTCGGCCAGCCGTCACGCCGGCTCCGCTCGCCGGACGTCGTCCGCGGCGTGCTTGGTCAACCACAGGCGGTTGGTGTCGCCGGCGCGTTCGTAGCTCACGGCATCGACCGCGGAGCGGATGACGAACGCGCGCACCTCGGGACCGATGTCGCTCGACAGCAGGTCGACGTCGGGCATGCGGGCGCCCGGTCCGGGCCACGCCCACGGCGCGCCGCGGTCCCAGACGCAGACCCGGCAGTGCTGCCGCGACACCTCGACCTCGAGGTGGACCTCGCCGCTGGCGTCGCTGTCGGCGGCGAGGGCGCAGCTCTCGGCGATGGCCAGCTCGAGATCCTGCGCCGCCAGGTCGTCGAGACCGCCGGCGCTGCTCAGCGCCCGCACCGCGGTCGCGAGCAGGGCGCCGCCGCCGATGGCCTTGCCGGCCTGGATGCTGATGACGCGGTCGTCCGGCGGCGCGGCCGCCGGCGCCGGCGCGGCGACCGTGACGGCTGCCGCCGCGGCGGCGGCCGGCGTCGTGTCGCACGCCGCACAGGCGCCGCTGCGCTCGTCGAGCTCGGCGCCGCACTCGCGGCAGCGGGCGATCTCGTCCGCCTTGATCACCGCCGCCACTTCCTCCGGCGTGGCCAGACCGAGGCGGATCTTGTCGAGCGCCACCTGCATCAACGTGCGCGAGCCCTGCCGGCGCAGGAGATCGCGCAGCGCCGTCTCGCTGCCGCCGTCCTCGATCACCCGTCGGACGTCGTTGGTGGTGCGCAGCAGCTCGTAGACGCCAATGCGCCCCAAATAGCCGGTCTGGCGGCATTTGACGCATCCCCGTCCGCGGCGCACCGCGCCCGGCTCGAGCGCGGCGGCGAAGCGGAGCGACGCATAGGTCTCGGCGGGCGCCGGCTCGGCGCAGGCGGGGCAGACCCGCCTGACCAGCCGCTGCGCGATCACCAGCAACAGCGTCGACGCGATCAGCTCCGACTCGATGCCGAGCTTCTGCAGTCGGGTGATGGCGCCGATCGAATCGTTGGTGTGCAGCGTCGACAGCACCAGGTGTCCGGTCTGCGCCGCCTGGATGGCGATCTCCGCCGTCTCGCGATCGCGGATCTCGCCGATGAGGATGACGTCGGGGTCCTGGCGCAGGATGGAGCGGAGCGCGGCCGCGAAGGTCATGCCCTGGCGCTCGCGCACTTCGGTCTGGTTGATCCCCGGCAGGCGGTACTCGATCGGGTTCTCGACCGTGACGATGTTCAGCGCCGGCGTCTGGATGGCGCGCAGCATGGCGTAGAGCGTCGTCGACTTGCCGCTGCCGGTCGGTCCGGTGGTGAGGATCAGGCCCTCGGAATGACGCAGCACCTCCTGCAGGGTCGCCAGCTCCGCCGCTTCGAGACCGAGCTCGTCCAGCGTCACCAGGGCGCGGCGCGCGTCGAGCAGCCGGATCACGACCTTCTCGCCGTACTGCGTCGGCAACGTCGACACCCGGCAGTCGATCGCCCGACCGGCGACCGTCATCGTCAGTCCGCCGTCCTGCGGCACGCGGCGTTCGGTGATGTCGAGCCGCGCCATCACCTTGAGACGCGCCGTCAGCGGGCCGCGGACGGCGGCGGAGACGCGCGACACCTCCTCCAGGGCGCCATCGATGCGGTAGCGGATCGTCAGCCCATCGGCCGTCGGTTCGAGATGGATGTCGCTGGCGCGCTGTGTCACTGCCCGCTCGATGAGCAATGCCGCCATCTTGACGATCGGACTCTGCGAGTCCTCGCGGCGCTTGACCGCGACCGTCGCCTCCGCGCCGTCGGCCGGCGCGGGCGACGAGAACGCGGCCCGCAGGTCGCTCAACGCCACCGCCGCCGGCTCGATGCGCACGTTGTAGGCGAAGCGCAGTTGGCGGATCAGCTCGTGGTCGAACGGGTTGGTCATCGCCAGCAGCATGTGGGTGTCGTCGAGGCCGACGACGGCGGCGAGGTGGCCGGTGAGGATCGCGTCGTCGGTCAGCGACGCCACGTCGGCGCTGCTGCTGGGATCGACCCGCGGCAGGTGCAGCTCGCGCTGCAGCAGGGTGACCAGCGCGGTCTCGTCGACGAAGCCGTCGTCACACAACGCCTCGACCAGGTGCTGGTTGCGGTCGCACGCGCTGCGCTCGGCGGCGGCGGCGGTGTCGGCATCGACGAGGCCGTGCTTGAAGAGGAATCGGAGCAGCGCCGTGTCCGCCGCCGACAGGGAATGGAGCGGCGTCGCCGCGGAGAGGGAGCCAGTCATCTGACCGAGCGATGCAGCAGGGGACGTGCCATGTTGCCGCGCAGCGCGGCCGGCGCGCCCGGCGTCACGCCGCGCCGACGCCGGCGGTGACGCACCAGCCTCGAACCGGACGAAGCGCCGGAAAGCGACAGTTTCGTGGCGATGGCGGTGGTGGCCCGGCCGCTCCGCTCCCAGGTGCCGCGGCACGCCTGGGCGCCGGGGACGATGGATCTAGCCGAGGTGAGCGCGCAGGAAGCGCACGGCGCGCGGGAAGGCGTCGGCGGCGGCCTCCGGACGGTAGGCGTCGGGGCGCGCATCATTGAAGAAAGCGTGACCGGCCCCGGGGTAGACGCGCAGGTCGAACAACTTGCCGGCGCGGGTGAGAATCGCGCGCAGCTCCTCGACGTCGGCCTGCGGGATGAGACCGTCCTCGGCGCCGAACAGGCCGAGGTACGGACAGCCGAGTTGCGGCGCCATCTCGAGCGGGCTGAGCGGCTTGCGCTCGGTGTGCTCGGCGTAGCGCAGCATGCCGTACCAGCTCACGCAGGCGCGCAGGCGCGGCACGCGGCAGGCGGCCATCAGCGCGTACTGACCGCCGAGGCAGAAGCCGGTGATGCCGACCGCATCGGCGCGCACCTCGCGGCGCGCCGCCAGCGCGTCCGCCGCCCCGGCCAGGTCGGCGAGCACGCGCTGATCGGGCAGCGCCGCGATCCAGGCGAACACCGCCGGCATGTCGGCGAGCGTCGGCGCGCCCTCCCGGCTGTACAGATCGATCACGGCGGTGAAGAACCCCTCCGCCGCGAAGCGCGCCGCGACGTCGAGGTAGTGATCCGACACGCCGCGCACGTCCGGAATGAGGATCAGCCCCGGGAAGGGCCCCTCCCCGGCGGGCCGGATCGCCGTCAGGTGCACGGCATCGCCATCGCGCTCGAAGGTGATCGGGATGGGGCTGCGTTCGCTCATGCGCCGCCGCTTACCCGGTCCGGGCGGCGCCGACAACCGCGGCCGTCGCGGCCGGGCTCAGCGCGAGCAGAACGGCTGCAGGTCGATGCTGGTCGCGCCCTCGAGCAGCAGCTCGGCGATGAGGCGGGCGGTGATCGGCGCCAGCAGCACGCCGGTGCGGTGGTGGCCGCAGGCGAGCGTGACGTTGTCCCAGCCGCGCAGCGGGCCGAGCAGCGGCCGGCCGAGGCGGGAGAGCGGGCGCAGGCCCGACCAGACGCGAGTCACCGGCGCGTCGGCGAGCTCCGGCACCATGCGCACGGCGCGGCCGAGCAGCAGCGCCGCGCCCGCCGCGGTCACCATCTTGGCGCGCGCCCGCGGCGCGCTGGTGCTGCCGATCAGCACCTCGCCGCTCGGCCGCGGCACCAGGCAGGCGTCGCCCCAGAACATCGGCAGCGCCAGCGGCGCCCGCGGCCGGACGGCCAGCATCTCGCCGCGGTCGGCGCAGACCGGAATCGGCGCCCGCAGCAGCGAGCCCACGGCGCCGGACCAGGCGCCGGCGGCGATCACCACCCGGCCGACGGGCAGCAGGTCGTCGCCGACGGCCAGCGCTTCCACCCGGCGGCGGCGCGCGACGATGCGGCGCAGCGGCGTGCCGAGGCGGAACTCGACGCCGCGGCGCGCCGCCGCGACGTGCAGCGCCTCCACCAGTCGCCCGGCGTTGAGCGATGCGTCGTCCGCGAAGCGCGCCGCCGCCCGCACCGCGGGGTTGATCTCGGGATGGCGGGCGCGCACCGCGTCGCCGTCCAACAGCTCGACCGCGAAACCGCGCTCGCGCTGACGGGTCGCGAAGCGGTCGAGCCGCTCGGCCTCGCGACTGGAGAAGGCGAGGTCGAGGACGCCGTTGGCGGCGTACTCGACCTCGATCCCGGTCTCCGCGGCGAGCGCGGCGGCGAACGGCGCCGCCAGCGCCGCGCTGGCGCGCTTGAGGTCGGCGAGCGCGCCGCGCCGGGCCCGACTGCTGGCCACCGCCAGCATGCCGGCGGCGGCACCGGAGGCCTCGCCGCCCGGCTCGCCGCGGTCGATGACGACGATGCGCCCGGCGCCGCGACCCGCCAGCTCGCGGGCGATGGCGCAGCCGATCACGCCGGCGCCGATGATCGCGATGTCCGCCGCCGCCATGCGCTCCCCTTAGCGAGCGGACGCGGCGCGGCCAACCGACCGGCGCCAGACCAGGCAGTCCGTTGAAGAAGCGGGCCGCGCAGCGAGGGCGAGGGATCAACCTCGATGGGAGAAAACACCTTCACCACGATGGGAGAAAACACCTTCACCACGGAGGCACGGAGACACGGAGGGTGCAGCGTCGCAATGGCGGGTGGATGCGATCCCTATGGCCATTGCTGATGGCGTTGGGGATCTCGCCCCGAACCCCCTCTTGTCCGCGTTACTCCGTGTCTCCGTGCCTCCGTGGTGAAATGCTTTGGTCGGTTGTGTCGAGGATTCGGCAGCGAACCGCCGGCGCGCAAGACCCGGCCGCAGTAGCCGACCGGTCTTTCAACGGGCTGCTACGGCTTGGTCACCTGGAGGCTGTAGCGATACTCGCCGAACGCCAGCGATTCCTGGCCGGTGAACATCTCCGGCTGCAGGAAGCCCTGCCCGTCGGTGAGGCCGAAGACGTCGTTGGCGGCGACCCGGTCGCCCATCGTCAGGTGGCCGGTGAGCCCGCCGGTGCCGGCGTTGAGGAGCGTCACCACG
This is a stretch of genomic DNA from bacterium. It encodes these proteins:
- a CDS encoding DUF2252 domain-containing protein, which translates into the protein MVNRKTGRKHDDLPAEAGRFQALMRSREQRLTDGAALRDRVRRRSHGEWKRPPKRRDPIAILEASNRDRLAELVPIRYGRMLRTPFTFLRGSAGLMAHDLAAMPSTGVRVQACGDCHLLNFGLFATPERNLIFDINDFDETLPAPWEWDVKRLAISFAVAARANRLSDAQARSAAAECVRAYRVRLRECSEMSPLDVWYDHLDAEQIIAMAPNARIRKARAQLVAQAQERLGDYLYPKISGEVGGRRRLIDQPPVLFHVFEEGRLHEIVHEAMTAYRASLPEERRVLFDRYRLEDLAIKAVGIGSVGTRCFVGLFFSAENHPLLLQFKEAGASVLERYAGKSAYENHGQRVVTGQRLMQSASDIFLGWTHGRGGRSFYARQLRDMKLSAPVEGATATQMHLYAELCGRTLARAHAKSGDAALISGYLGKSDAFDEAIGDLALAYADQTERDHAALVAAVRAGRLKAVIEEE
- the tadA gene encoding Flp pilus assembly complex ATPase component TadA, coding for MTGSLSAATPLHSLSAADTALLRFLFKHGLVDADTAAAAERSACDRNQHLVEALCDDGFVDETALVTLLQRELHLPRVDPSSSADVASLTDDAILTGHLAAVVGLDDTHMLLAMTNPFDHELIRQLRFAYNVRIEPAAVALSDLRAAFSSPAPADGAEATVAVKRREDSQSPIVKMAALLIERAVTQRASDIHLEPTADGLTIRYRIDGALEEVSRVSAAVRGPLTARLKVMARLDITERRVPQDGGLTMTVAGRAIDCRVSTLPTQYGEKVVIRLLDARRALVTLDELGLEAAELATLQEVLRHSEGLILTTGPTGSGKSTTLYAMLRAIQTPALNIVTVENPIEYRLPGINQTEVRERQGMTFAAALRSILRQDPDVILIGEIRDRETAEIAIQAAQTGHLVLSTLHTNDSIGAITRLQKLGIESELIASTLLLVIAQRLVRRVCPACAEPAPAETYASLRFAAALEPGAVRRGRGCVKCRQTGYLGRIGVYELLRTTNDVRRVIEDGGSETALRDLLRRQGSRTLMQVALDKIRLGLATPEEVAAVIKADEIARCRECGAELDERSGACAACDTTPAAAAAAAVTVAAPAPAAAPPDDRVISIQAGKAIGGGALLATAVRALSSAGGLDDLAAQDLELAIAESCALAADSDASGEVHLEVEVSRQHCRVCVWDRGAPWAWPGPGARMPDVDLLSSDIGPEVRAFVIRSAVDAVSYERAGDTNRLWLTKHAADDVRRAEPA
- a CDS encoding dienelactone hydrolase family protein; its protein translation is MSERSPIPITFERDGDAVHLTAIRPAGEGPFPGLILIPDVRGVSDHYLDVAARFAAEGFFTAVIDLYSREGAPTLADMPAVFAWIAALPDQRVLADLAGAADALAARREVRADAVGITGFCLGGQYALMAACRVPRLRACVSWYGMLRYAEHTERKPLSPLEMAPQLGCPYLGLFGAEDGLIPQADVEELRAILTRAGKLFDLRVYPGAGHAFFNDARPDAYRPEAAADAFPRAVRFLRAHLG
- a CDS encoding FAD-dependent oxidoreductase; this encodes MAAADIAIIGAGVIGCAIARELAGRGAGRIVVIDRGEPGGEASGAAAGMLAVASSRARRGALADLKRASAALAAPFAAALAAETGIEVEYAANGVLDLAFSSREAERLDRFATRQRERGFAVELLDGDAVRARHPEINPAVRAAARFADDASLNAGRLVEALHVAAARRGVEFRLGTPLRRIVARRRRVEALAVGDDLLPVGRVVIAAGAWSGAVGSLLRAPIPVCADRGEMLAVRPRAPLALPMFWGDACLVPRPSGEVLIGSTSAPRARAKMVTAAGAALLLGRAVRMVPELADAPVTRVWSGLRPLSRLGRPLLGPLRGWDNVTLACGHHRTGVLLAPITARLIAELLLEGATSIDLQPFCSR